From a region of the Polyangiaceae bacterium genome:
- a CDS encoding DUF4411 family protein, whose product MPPSKREEVATPAAVWVIDTSSILQVRRQSLKPHERQRLYSGLSTLVEGGGLVFPQQVYDELKRGSGTFPQETADEPLAWATNARTIATRHGTDFEAVRKVLEKVSDVLDVDKTSGADEADPYVLGLALHLKDGGHEVTVVSEERRDRPAKMSMATACGLLRLYCVPLLGLVRDQGLG is encoded by the coding sequence ATGCCTCCTTCCAAACGAGAGGAGGTTGCGACGCCGGCCGCGGTGTGGGTCATCGACACGTCGTCGATCCTCCAGGTGCGGCGTCAGTCCCTGAAGCCGCATGAACGGCAGCGTCTGTATTCGGGCCTGAGCACGCTCGTCGAAGGCGGTGGGCTCGTGTTCCCGCAGCAAGTGTACGACGAACTGAAACGAGGGAGCGGTACATTTCCGCAAGAAACCGCGGACGAACCCCTCGCCTGGGCTACCAACGCGCGCACCATCGCAACGCGGCACGGGACGGACTTCGAAGCGGTTCGGAAAGTGCTCGAGAAGGTGTCCGACGTCTTGGACGTCGACAAGACCAGCGGCGCTGACGAGGCAGATCCGTACGTCCTCGGGCTCGCCCTGCATCTCAAGGATGGCGGCCACGAAGTCACGGTAGTGAGCGAAGAACGTCGCGATCGCCCGGCGAAGATGTCGATGGCGACGGCATGCGGGTTGCTACGGCTGTATTGCGTGCCGCTCCTGGGGTTAGTGCGGGATCAGGGTCTGGGGTAG
- a CDS encoding ImmA/IrrE family metallo-endopeptidase has product MREGGYDAKELARAVDVSPAVLESWLAGTSRPGVTKLRKLSSVLRRPTATFLLPRPPQSKLPALDFRHPPGREGRALSHTERVRLREAVRLQRALSWVSGELKAAEVKLPKYSSRQDPEAAGIAIREQLGVDAETQTGWKSEYVAFREWRARVEAMNVVVLALPLGADSARGFSVWDERAPLIAVNTHWNAYARVFTLFHELGHLLSRTSSVCEEDFSRKHKEATDPIERWCEAFAASVLLPWGDAAEYLERHHHWDGRSPIRDLKTASALARKFKISVRATVLTLIGHDVAPWSLYRAIPKASEKKAEGGGGSGRSRAEARRDEYGGRTVSIIRRGLERDVLGPDDAIGYLSIGDSELQAFLSPALGR; this is encoded by the coding sequence ATGCGCGAAGGCGGATATGACGCGAAAGAGCTCGCGCGTGCAGTCGACGTGTCGCCAGCGGTTCTCGAGTCGTGGCTTGCGGGCACATCGCGACCGGGGGTGACGAAGCTCCGAAAGCTGTCCTCTGTGCTTCGCAGGCCGACGGCCACTTTCCTTCTTCCTCGCCCTCCGCAAAGCAAGTTGCCGGCTCTGGATTTCCGTCACCCGCCCGGGCGGGAAGGCCGGGCGCTCAGCCATACCGAGCGCGTGCGGCTTCGTGAGGCTGTCCGCCTGCAGCGCGCACTCAGTTGGGTATCCGGCGAGCTGAAGGCGGCCGAAGTGAAGCTGCCGAAGTACAGCTCCAGGCAAGATCCCGAAGCTGCAGGCATCGCCATCCGAGAGCAGCTCGGCGTCGACGCAGAGACCCAAACGGGTTGGAAGAGCGAGTACGTGGCGTTCAGGGAGTGGAGGGCGCGGGTCGAAGCGATGAATGTCGTCGTGCTCGCGCTGCCGCTCGGGGCGGACAGCGCGCGGGGGTTCTCCGTGTGGGATGAGCGCGCTCCGCTCATTGCAGTGAACACTCACTGGAACGCTTATGCCCGCGTCTTCACCCTGTTCCACGAGCTCGGTCACCTGCTCTCAAGAACCAGCTCCGTGTGCGAAGAGGACTTTTCGCGAAAGCACAAGGAAGCAACAGACCCCATCGAACGCTGGTGCGAGGCCTTCGCGGCATCCGTGCTCTTGCCGTGGGGGGACGCCGCGGAATACCTCGAGCGCCACCACCATTGGGATGGGCGGTCCCCGATCCGAGATTTGAAGACGGCGTCCGCGCTCGCGCGGAAGTTCAAGATCAGCGTGCGGGCAACGGTGCTCACGTTGATCGGGCACGATGTTGCGCCCTGGTCGTTGTACCGGGCCATACCCAAGGCCAGCGAGAAGAAGGCCGAGGGCGGCGGAGGCAGTGGGCGCTCCCGAGCGGAGGCGCGCCGAGATGAATACGGCGGCCGGACCGTTTCCATCATTCGGCGAGGACTCGAACGGGACGTGCTGGGTCCGGACGATGCGATCGGCTACTTGAGCATCGGCGACTCCGAGCTCCAGGCTTTCCTATCGCCGGCGCTGGGAAGATGA